The Mytilus trossulus isolate FHL-02 chromosome 3, PNRI_Mtr1.1.1.hap1, whole genome shotgun sequence genome contains a region encoding:
- the LOC134712024 gene encoding uncharacterized protein LOC134712024, with product MSNAILKELCSSLKLERDRGYQNLVAHLQSLDEEGIYNLQFDLSKLLNDNKLSWESKHGGLMGAKAVLENGNVSDDFEIEIKRKCMDHLDDNEFRVRIAAGEVLGALCKKIGPEIYGDVKDQILNGIRSNLEREMPTGDEHQNDDDVDKLVEKLSSSPGGEKRINVDAAQIFHDTAGWKSLETWMKCLECVVHSCGHLFNKYVDQELLDLIFMALLHTNRFVRETGFYVCAAIVSIGVTGDGKSTLKLKEENSVYRHGRQLSEYLGKGLSDNWSQVRLAASVATRKFLHSLPSEEVKDQFYSILIPRMCLNRYYVAEGVRIYSQETWRQTTEGEGRHLVEKYIDDVVNYYIESTIADNHAVREAACACIAELGAKIERNAVRAHVPRLLAALLVCFNDDSWPVRDAACVACGNFVLCFPEESRNSLPDLYPLFFNNLQDNIASVRQGAALALANVVQAYGQSSMETITNKVKEGLEGVEKQPASSEKYSALDKSPGAYGVVKMLRDNDMDLHTDKQMYSCGSLAPKMGRGGGCMDHKFKKPSEPWELTDGCIHLIAELSNNPSLSALVGQTLPAVAKAVSFQHYPQHVVLLETLCKQLPNIAKGIGKRHFKPHLELFFDSIFYSMTCDSALTSSAASQCLNQLSSFLGPNILKGRVEQYNPAYMDQLIANQFIAPL from the exons atgtcgAATGCAATCTTGAAAGAACTGTGTAGTTCTTTAAAATTAGAGCGAGACAGGGGATATCAAAATCTTGTCGCTCATCTTCAATCTCTCGACGAAGAAGGAATTTATAATCTTCAGTTCGATCTGTCTAAATTACTAAATGACAATAAATTATCTTGGGAATCTAAACATGGAGGTCTCATGGGTGCAAAAGCAGTTTTGGAAAACGGAAATGTTTCAgatgattttgaaattgaaattaaaagaaaatgcatggATCACCTAGATGACAATGAATTCCGCGTAAGAATTGCTGCAG GTGAAGTACTTGGTGCTTTATGTAAAAAGATTGGTCCAGAAATCTATGGAGATGTAAAAGATCAAATTTTGAATGGAATTCGCTCTAATTTAGAACGAGAAATGCCAACTGGAGATGAACATCAAAACGATGATGATGTGGATAAACTTGTGGAAAAACTGAGTAGTTCACCTGGAGGGGAAAAG AGAATAAATGTAGATGCAGCACAAATTTTTCATGATACTGCAGGATGGAAGTCTTTAGAAACATGGATGAA ATGCTTAGAATGTGTTGTGCATTCTTGTGGTCATCTGTTCAATAAGTATGTAGACCAGGAATTACTTGACCTGATATTTATGGCACTGTTACACACAAACAGATTTGTACGAGAGACAGGATTTTATGTGTGTGCAGCAATAGTGTCTATAGGTGTCACTGGTGATG gaaaatcaactttaaaattaaaagaagaaaattctGTGTATAGACATGGAAGGCAGTTGTCAGAATATCTTGGAAAAGGACTATCTGATAATTGGAGTCAG GTACGTTTAGCAGCATCTGTAGCTACAAGAAAGTTTCTACATAGTTTACCATCAGAAGAAGTAAAGGATCAGTTCTACAGTATACTCATACCAAGAATGTGCCTCAACAG atactatGTAGCTGAAGGTGTTAGAATATATTCACAAGAAACATGGAGGCAAACCACAGAAGGAGAAGGGAGACATCTAGTAGAgaaatatattgatgatgtg gttAACTATTATATTGAATCAACAATAGCAGACAACCATGCAGTTAGGGAAGCTGCTTGTGCTTGTATTGCTGAACTAGGAGCTAAG ATTGAAAGAAATGCTGTAAGAGCACACGTTCCCAGACTGTTGGCTGCTTTATTGGTGTGTTTTAATGATGACAGCTGGCCTGTCAGAgatg cTGCATGTGTAGCATGtggaaattttgttttatgttttcctGAAGAATCAAG AAACAGCTTACCAGATttatatcctttgtttttcaacaatttacaaGACAATATTGCATCAGTTAGACAGGGAGCTGCATTAGCTCTTGCCAATGTTGTACAAGCATATG GTCAATCCAGTATGGAAACTATCACAAACAAGGTGAAAGAAGGATTAGAGGGTGTAGAAAAACAACCTGCATCATCAGAAAAGTACAGTGCTTTAGATAAAAGCCCAGGAGCTTATGgtgttgttaaaatgttaagaGACAATGATATGGACTTACATACAGATAAACAG ATGTATTCCTGTGGGTCATTAGCACCTAAGATGGGAAGAGGTGGTGGATGTATGGATCATAAGTTCAAAAAACCCTCTGAGCCGTGGGAATTAACAGATGG GTGTATTCATTTAATAGCAGAATTATCAAACAACCCTAGCCTTTCAGCATTAGTGGGACAGACGTTACCTGCAGTGGCTAAAGCAGTATCTTTTCAGCATTATCCTCAACATGTGGTTCTATTAGAAACACTTTGTAAACAG TTGCCAAATATTGCCAAAGGTATAGGAAAGAGACATTTCAAGCCGcatttggaattattttttgatTCCATCTTTTACAGTATG ACCTGTGATAGTGCATTAACATCGAGTGCAGCTAGTCAGTGCTTAAACCAATTAAGTAGTTTTCTTGGTCCGAACATTCTCAAAGGAAGAGTAGAACAATACAATCCAGC ATACATGGATCAATTGATTGCCAATCAGTTTATAGCTCCATTATAG